Proteins encoded within one genomic window of Fragaria vesca subsp. vesca linkage group LG1, FraVesHawaii_1.0, whole genome shotgun sequence:
- the LOC101291858 gene encoding uncharacterized protein LOC101291858 → MDKSEETGSPGWGSSFFMQTTEDVARAVAAAAAAATAPRPSVVYSLKEEDGGSPLQRLHRQFNKVLKGFSSPPEVKTGRTYNPEVLTSQKRQWANFQLQHLDHRSLKEPTRLFESMVVVGLHPNCDIQALQRQYFARKSESPGKLRSALGNQNQSRVEPNIEPQVLLVYPPEKQLPLQYKDLISFCFPGGLEVHAVERTPSMSELNEILLGQEHFKQSDLSFVFRLQVADDSTLYGCCVLVEELVQKPSGLLSMVSEKHPSRPSLSRHVLTTRRCYCILSRLPAFELHFGVLNSIFTEERLERLTKGIGLLDLDSPKDYRNDGSSEENTEESIDSGSLNSRTADMVNGTAESCQTSLKDSSAVRVGENGIHLECQMLDADCELMKSSVMGNVVIPVGPETEMASSKIESCAPNAEVCEVYADDFSTNKPAFERRLPNAVLPLLRYYQYESSDSSSSVLCSFQGSPSEDRNFRSDVDDIETEETSFSGQDDSDLIDILEWAKANDHGSLQIISEYYQLHCPARGSTIRFHPLEHLHPLEYYRPDETVLHIGGSTIDLRSCSTSLEFAEAHSALLAEEEATALSVWAIACICGSLRLENVLAMFAGALLEKQIVIICSNLGILSASVLSIIPLIRPYQWQSLLMPVLPSDMMDFLDAPVPYIVGVKNKTHEVQSKLSNVILVDANKNQVKSPTIPNLPRHRELFSALSPYHAKLVGESFLARKRPVYECTDEQVDAAKGFLRVLRSYLDSLCSNLRSHTITNVQSNDDKVSLLLKESFIDSFPSRDRPFMKLFVDTQLFSVHTDLVLSFFQKE, encoded by the exons ATGGATAAAAGTGAAGAGACGGGTAGCCCTGGTTGGGGGAGTTCGTTTTTCATGCAAACGACGGAAGATGTCGCAAGAGCAGTTGCTGCAGCAGCTGCTGCTGCTACAGCCCCGCGGCCGTCGGTTGTGTATTCATTGAAAGAAGAAGATGGTGGTAGTCCACTTCAAAGACTACATCGCCAATTTAATAAGGTGCTAAAAGGCTTCTCCAGTCCTCCCGAAGTGAAAACAGGAAGAACTTACAATCCAGAAGTTTTGACTAGCCAGAAGCGTCAATGGGCAAACTTTCAGCTGCAGCACTTG GATCATAGGTCTTTGAAGGAGCCAACAAGGCTTTTTGAGAGCATGGTAGTTGTAGGCCTTCACCCAAACTGTGATATCCAAGCACTCCAAAGGCAATATTTTGCAAGGAAGTCTGAAAGTCCAGGAAAATTGCGAAGTGCACTTGGTAACCAGAATCAGTCTCGGGTAGAACCCAATATTGAACCTCAG GTGTTATTGGTTTACCCTCCTGAAAAACAGCTGCCTCTCCAATACAAGGATCTCATTTCATTTTGTTTCCCAGGAGGCCTAGAG GTTCATGCTGTTGAGAGAACTCCTTCCATGAGTGAATTGAATGAAATTCTTCTGGGGCAG GAGCACTTTAAACAGAGCGATCTGTCCTTTGTATTCAGATTACAG GTTGCCGATGATTCAACTCTGTATGGATGCTGCGTGTTGGTGGAAGAATTGGTGCAGAAACCCTCTGGATTGCTTTCCATGGTTTCAGAAAAACATCCTTCTCGCCCGTCTCTGAGCCGTCATGTATTAACTACTCGGAGATGTTATTGCATTCTCTCGAGGCTTCCTGCCTTTGAGTTACATTTTGGTGTATTAAATAG TATCTTCACAGAAGAAAGATTGGAACGATTAACAAAAGGTATTGGTCTTTTAGATTTGGATTCCCCAAAGGACTATAGAAATGATGGAAGTTCAGAGGAAAATACAGAAGAAAGTATAGACAGTGGATCCCTAAATAGTAGAACAGCGGACATGGTAAATGGCACAGCAGAATCTTGTCAGACAAGCCTAAAAGATTCTTCAGCTGTGAGAGTTGGAGAGAATGGAATCCACCTAGAGTGTCAAATGCTTGATGCGGATTGTGAACTGATGAAGAGCAGTGTTATGGGAAATGTTGTTATTCCAGTGGGTCCTGAAACCGAGATGGCCAGTTCCAAGATAGAATCTTGTGCACCAAATGCAGAAGTTTGTGAGGTCTATGCTGATGATTTCTCTACAAACAAGCCTGCTTTTGAAAGGCGATTACCAAATGCTGTTCTACCTCTCTTGCGTTACTATCAGTATGAAAGTTCTGATTCTTCCTCCAG TGTTTTATGCAGTTTTCAGGGTTCTCCTAGTGAAGACAGGAATTTTAGGAGTGATGTCGATGATATAGAGACAGAAGAGACATCTTTCTCCGGTCAAGACGATTCTGATCTCATTGATATTCTTGAATGGGCAAAG GCAAACGATCATGGATCATTGCAGATAATAAGTGAGTACTACCAGTTACATTGCCCAGCCAGAGGTTCCACAATTAGATTCCATCCTTTGGAGCACCTGCATCCCTTGGAATATTACAGACCAGATGAAACAGTTCTACATATTGGTGGCTCAACCATTGATTTGAGGTCTTGTAGTACAAGTCTAGAATTTGCTGAG GCACACAGCGCACTCCTGGCAGAGGAGGAAGCAACTGCATTATCAGTATGGGCAATTGCATGCATATGTGGCTCCCTTCGTCTAGAAAAT GTATTAGCAATGTTTGCAGGGGCGCTGTTGGAGAAGCAAATTGTAATTATTTGTTCCAATTTG GGTATCTTATCTGCTTCGGTGTTGTCCATTATCCCTCTGATTCGTCCCTACCAGTGGCAAAGCCTACTAATGCCA GTTTTACCAAGTGACATGATGGACTTTTTGGATGCACCTGTTCCTTACATA GTTGGGGTCAAGAACAAAACACATGAAGTACAATCAAAGCTGTCTAATGTAATTCTGGTTGATGCCAACAAGAACCAG GTGAAGTCACCAACAATACCTAATTTGCCTCGACATCGGGAACTATTTTCAGCATTAAGTCCTTATCATGCAAAGCTTGTGGGAGAGAGTTTCTTGGCTAGGAAAAGACCAGTATATGAGTGCACAGACGAACAG GTTGACGCTGCCAAAGGTTTCCTAAGAGTTTTAAGATCTTACTTGGATTCTCTTTGCTCTAATCTCCGTTCACACACAATTACAAATGTACAATCAAATGATGATAAG GTATCCCTACTTCTGAAAGAGAGTTTCATCGACTCATTTCCTAGTCGCGATCGACCATTTATGAAG CTTTTCGTGGACACCCAACTCTTTTCTGTACATACGGACCTTGTTCTCTCTTTCTTCCAGAAGGAATAG